GGATAGCGGACATGTGCCCCATGTCACGAATAAACCGGGAATTCACTCGCCTGAACTTGTCCCTCATCCCTCCCGGTTCCCTCGGCCATCGGAAATTATAGGTAGCCTGTCCTTACTACATCACCACATACGAAGGAGTGTGCCTGAGATGCCGGGCCATCACGAACACCCGTATTCATTCGACCACCTCATCCACATTGTCGACGACCTCGAGGCCGCCATGACGTCCTACGACAACCTCGGCCTCCCCACCCATGCCGCATTGTCGATGCCAGGATTCCGCAACGCTGCGTGGGGGATCGACGATGCGCGCTACATCGAACTCGCCGTGATCGACGACTGGGACGCAGCATCGGGTTCGATATACGGCGAAACCCTCTCGGTAATGCGCCCGACCATCGAAGCTTCGACGACGCCGGGACTGGCCAGCTTCGCTGTCCATGTCCCCGACGCCCCTGCAACGGCTGCGTTATTTCGTGATGCCGGCTACCAGGTCACGGTCTGCGACATTCGGTTCGATGACCAGGTCGACGGACAGGACGCCGGTTTCACCGAGGTCTTCGTCACTGATGCACCGGCCTGGTTCCCCTTCTTCATCAGTTACAGCCCTCCGCGAGAGGTGATCGCTCAGTTGCGCACCGACCATCGGGTCACACAAGGGGGCGACAGTGAGCCTCCCAGCGAGCGCGGACCGGACCTGGTGTCACTCCTGGCCTACAGCCACACACCGTCGCATGATGCCCGAGTTCTCTCCGAACTTCTCAGGTGCGAGCTCCGGGGCACCACAGTGGCGTTGCCGGGCGCACAGGTCCACTTCGAACACTCGCCGTCGCCTGACACCACCCCGGGGCTCTACGGATTCAGCGTGCGGCGCGCAGGGCTCACGGAATCCCCTGCCTTCGTCGCAGGTGCCATGGCGACCTCCGCCATCACTCAGGAGTAATCATCCTCCGAGTTCGCCTTGAAAGCGATCAACGACGTCCCCGGCACGCTGGCTGCGTTCCGGGTCTTTCGCGGCGGTCGCCACGATCAGCGCCTCCAACACGGCAACGGTCGGAACGTAGCTGGGACTGAAGTCAGGGTTGCCCCGTCCGATAGCCAATGCCACCGCACTGCGCGGATCTGAGGTCAGCACCCCCTCGGTCAACTGGACAACGGGAACGCCGAGCTCCGTAGCACGGATGAAAAGCACGTCCGCCTCCATGGATGTACCGTCATAAGCCAACAAAAGGATAACGTCATCGTCGCGGAGAATCGCGATGTCATCGGCAAACCCCAGTCCGGTTGTACCGATCGCCACGGCGATCAGTCCTGTACGGACACTTCGCGCTGCGGCATACTCGGCGATGTGACGTGACGGACCGAAACCGACCAGAACGATCCGGTTCGCCTGCGCCATGAGTTCCACCACGTTGAGCAGGTCGTCCTCATTCACCCTCTCCACAAGTGACTCAGCCCCACCGACGTGCTCACGAATAGTGCGGGACACTGCGCCGTCCCGCAAGGAAGCGCCCATTCGACCGCCGCGCGACAAGTCGTCGGCGAGTCTCTCCCTGAGATCATCGAGCCCTTCGAAGCCCAGTTTCCGAACGGTACGCACCACTGTCGCATCGCTGACACCAACAGCTTCTGCGAGACGGAGTGCTGAATGATGCCCCACGCTGTGAGGATTCTTCGCCATGAAATCCGCCACCCGGGTCTCCGCGGGAGTAAGGCTCCTGCGGCGCGCCTCGATTCTCTCCACCAACTCCATGTCGTGAACACTACTAGGGCCTCGTCAGGAAGAGAGTTATGTTCACCTCATATGAGGTGAACCTCACTTGCTTCATGCTAGCGTACGTGCTGTCCCGCTCAGCACCCTACGGAACCTCGTCGACATCACGACGGGCAGAACAGGAAATCGTTTCATGGCCCTGACCTCCCCCGTCGCCGCCGACGGCGAATCACTGCGTAGCCACGCCTTCGGAGTCCGCTGGCCGCTACTGCTGCAGGCACCGGAGCGACCACGTATCGCAGACCCGGTTGTCGTCGATGATGCCCCCACCCCGGCACAGTTCACCTGGCGGGTAATCCTGGGCGCGAAGAAGTTCACCCTGCCCGGCGGTGGTCTGCTGATCCTCTCGAATATCGCCGCCGCGGCGCTGCCGGTGATCGCCGGCACAGCCGTGGACCGCGGTATCGCGGCCGGCGACCTGGGCCAACTGCTGCTCTGGACCATCGTACTGGCACTCGACGTAGGGGTGATGTCCCTCACCTTCCGCTTCGGCTCACGTATGGGCTTTTTCGGTATGCAGACCGTGCAACACCGGCTACGCATGCAGGTCACCGAACGACTACTGCACCCGGCAGGAATGAAGGACCGCCGGCTCGGCGGTGCGCTGCTGTCCATAGCCACGGGCGACGTCTTCCGTCTGGCAGCGACGATGCAGTTGGGGATCTACCCCGTCGGCGAGATTGCGGCCATCCTCGCGTCTGCGGTGATCCTGCTGACCATCTCCTGGCCGCTCGGACTCGCCGTACTGATCGGCGGGCCACTGATGCTGTGGCTGATGACGTCAGCCGGACGCCCCCTGCAACGCCGGAGCAGGGAACAGCAGGCCCTCGCCGCCGGTGCGACGGGGCGGGCAACGGACCTGATCACCGGATACCGGGTGATCAAAGGACTGCGTGCAGAAACCGAGGCTTCGGCACGGTACTTCGGTGTGAGTCAACTGGCCATGGACGGCGCCCTGCGTGCCAGGTCGTCCCGGGCGCTCTTCCTCGTGTCGATGAACACCGTCACCGGCGTGTTCATCGCCGCACTGACCGTTTGTGCCGCCTGGTTCGCGTTGACTGGACGTTTGAGCGTCGGAGAACTGGTAGCCGTCGTCGGAGTGACTCAGTTTCTCGTCGGACCTTTGACGATGCTTCCGGCGAACGCAGGCGCCATCTGGGCCACGGGTGTCGCCTCGGCGGAACGTGTGCTGGATCTTCTCCGCGCCCCCGTTGAACACGACGGAGCTTCCGGACCGTCCGTCCAGGCACCGGCGTCTCCGGGAGTGCGGGTCGTGTATGACGGTGCCGACGTCCTCACTGCTGCCCCCGGCGAGTTCGTAGGGGTGCGCACCGGAGGAAGAACAAGTCGCGATCTCATCACACTTCTGGCGGACGGTCGTTCCACCGGCGGCTCCGGGCAGGTTGTCCTGACGGCGTCCCGTTCGGACGACACCGACGCCGCCTCACTGCCGATCGAGGCCTATCGAGCGAGCGTGCTCACTGCTCCGCACGCCGCGGACCTCTTTGACGGCACGATCCGGGAGAACCTCACGCCGGGCCGGACTGACACCGATGTCCTCCTCTACTCGGCGTTGCATGCCGCCGCCTGCGACGACATCGTCGAGTCGCTGCCGGAAGGGGTGGAGACCCGGGTAGGCGAGGGTGGTACGAGTCTGTCCGGCGGGCAGCGTCAACGAGTCGCGTTAGCCCGGGCACTGACGGCAGACCCACCGGTTCTCGTCCTTCACGAGCCCACCACCGCCGTCGACGCGGTCACAGAGAACGCTGTGGCATCCCGTCTCGGAGCCTTCCGCAGTGGGCGCACCACGTTGGTACTCACCGAGTCACCGACCATGCTGGCGAACTGTGACAGGGTGGTGGAACTGTGAGCGGCCCCGAGCGTCTTCCTGTGGCTACAGGGCGTCGGTCCACCGCGGCCGTCTGGCAGGCCCTCTCAGGGCGGCGTGCGTTACTGATCTTCGCTGCCGCCATCTCCGCTGGCGCGGCGGCACTGGAGCTGGTGACCCCTGCGCTGCTCGGCACCATTGTCGACGATATTTCCGACGGCGGTGAGAACCGACCGATATGGCTCTACGGGGGATTGATCGCCGCCGCCGTCATCGCTGCTTCTGCACTGAGCGTCCTCGGGGTGCTCCTGGCGTCGCGCGTGCTGGAGCGACTTCTGGCCACACTGCGTGAACGCCTGGTGACGACTGCTCTGCGCATGCCCCAGGAGAGGGTCGAACGGTCCGGCACCGGCGACCTGGTGTCCCGGGCCAGCGATGACGTGGCCCAGGTCTCCGAGGCGCTGTCCCAGGTCCTGCCGTCCCTGTCTCGGACCGTGTTCACCATCATTCTGACCTTGGGCGGTCTGTTCCTGCTGGACTGGCGTTTCGGACTGACGTTTCTCGCCGCGGTCCCGTTGTACTGGTTTGCTCTGCGGTGGTACGTCAGGCTGGCGCCACCGCTGTACGCCGCCGAACGGGCCGCATTCGGTACCCGCGCCCACCACCTGTTGTCAGCGTTGAAAGGACTGGACACGGTACTGGCCTACCGGCTGTCCGGGTGGCACTCCGTGCGCATCGCACTGTCATCGTGGGCCGTCGCCACCTGGGCATTGCGGGCCCGTACGGTACAGACGATGTTCGCCTGGCGCATCGACCTCGCCTTCGTCGCTGTCCTGAGCACCGTCCTGTTTGTCGGCTACGGACTGGTCGGGGCGGATCTGGTCACCGTTGGTGCGGCCACGACCGCAGTGCTGTACTTCCTGCGGCTCCAAGGCCCACTGCGGGGCCTGATGATCGAGATCGACACGCTGCAGGCGGCTGCGGCCTCGTTGGCCCGCATCATCGGGGTCACCGACCTCGGTTCCACCCGAGACGCCGCGGAAGCTACTGACGCCGCGGAATCGGCTGACGGCCAGCCCGGAGGTCATGTCCGTGTCAACTCCGTGCGGTTCGCCTATCAGGGCGGCACCGATGTCCTCCACGACGTCTCCCTCACCATTCCGGCCGGGCAACGCGTCGCCGTGGTCGGTACGTCCGGTGCCGGAAAGACGACCCTCGCGGCACTCATCGCCGGCATCCACCGGCCGTCCACCGGCACTGTGGACGCTCCCGTCGACACGATGCTGGTCAGCCAGGAGACCCACATCTTCTCCGGGACTCTGCGGGACAATCTCACACTGGCAGCACCCGACGTCGACGATAAGGACCTGGTCACGGCGCTGACTCGTGTCGGCGCCGCGGACCTCCTCGAGGAGCTCACTCTCGGGCTGGATTCCCCGATCGGAGTACAGGGACACCCGCTCACCGCAGCACAGGAACAGCACCTCGCCCTCACCCGACTGCTCATCGCTGACCCTGATCTCGCGATCCTGGACGAAGCCACTGCCGAGGCTGGCTCAGCGCACGCCGCGGTCCTCGATCGCGCCGCCGAGGTCGTACTGCAGGGTCGCACCGGTGTAGTCATCGCCCACCGCCTGTCCCAGGCCGCCGCGTGCGACCGGATCGTACTCATGGAGCAGGGACGCGTCCTCGAGGACGGCAGTCACGACGCACTCGTCGCCGCCGGAGGCCCTTACTCCCGCTTATGGGCAGCCTGGAATGCCAACAGGACGCCGCACACCTGAGCCGGAACGGGCATACCATGGGGTTTTACACCTCATCGTGCACACATACTCCTGAAAGGGGAAGTGCCATGCCCTCACCCACTTCACCGTCGGCGTCACAGTCGCCCTCATCATCCTCTTTCCTCTCGACGCTGCGTCAGCGGGGCGCACAGTTCCTGCTCTGGCGGGGCATCGTCGGCGTCATCATGGGCCTCCTCCTGATCTTCTTCCCTTTCAGCTCAGCTATCGTGATGAGCCTGTTTGTGGGTGCCTGGATGATCGTCGACGGCCTCGTCGCCTCCGGCCAGGCCTTCGACCTCAAGAAGGCTGGAGCACCGTGGGGTTGGACCATGACCGAGGGCATCGTCGCCGTCGTCGCCGGCATCGCGATCCTGCTGATCCCCGGCGTCTTCGCGATCATCAGCTCGTTCTTCATCATCGGCTTCCTGGCCATCGGCCTGGTGATCAGCGGCATCACCCAGCTGAGCGTCCCACAGTCGCTGCGGAACGGCTGGACGGTGGCAGCCGGTGCCATCAACGTGATCTTCGGCATCCTCCTCGGTGTCCTGGCAATCCTCAACCCCGTCGACAACGTATGGACCCTGGCATGGGTCGCCGGGGTGTACGCCCTCATCCTGGGCATCTCCGCGATCGTCATTTCATTCCGTATGCGCAGGTCAGGGAATACGGCGACGTAACGCTCCGCCAGCGCCGTCACAGTAATCCCCATAGGAGTTGTGCGGTCTCCTTACGCAGGTCTACGATCGATCGCCATGATCACCCGTCCTGGGGACACCACTGAGTGTTCTTATGCAGTACCCGGCCCTCACCTCGGTCGGCATCTCCGTGACACCGGCGGAAAGATGCTCCTGTGGCGAGGCGGGTTGAGTGTCGTCGTCGGCCTGGCGCTGCTCCTCTTCCCCATCGAGACCGCGACGGTCGTGGGGTTGGTCATCGGCCTGTGGCTACTCGTCGACGGTTTCAGCACAGTCGGCCTCGCTGTCCAGCAGCGTTCCCATGCCGCCTCCTGCGGATTCACGATGTTCTCCGGTATCGTCACCGCGCTGGCAGGCGTCGCCGTGCTTCTTTTCCCCGTCGCATTCGCCATCGTCGGTGCCATGGCCGTCCTGTGGATCATGGCCCTGGGCCTGGTCCTCACCGGCATCGCGCGCACCGCGTCACGCGCTGGTGGCTGGAGCCTGGCAACCGGCCTGCTCAACATCGTCTTCGGTGTGCTTCTCGGAGGGCTCGCCCTCGCCGAACCAGCCGGCGGTCTCGTCGCCCTGGCATGGATCCTCGGTGTGTATGCGCTGCTGTTCGGTGCACTCTCCATCATCATCGGAATCCGGTTGCGCCGCGCCCACTAGTCCCGGCGTACCGTCGGGGGCATGAGCACCAACGAACGGCACGTACCCCTCTCCCTCATCGACTTCGCCACCGTCTACGACGGTGAAACCTCCCGGGATGCTTTCCTGCGTTCCGTTGGACAGGCCCAGCACGCCGAACGGCTCGGTTACTCCCGAATCTGGTATGCCGAGCACCACAACATGCCGCGGATCGCCTCCAGCGCGCCGGCCGTACTGATCTCCCATATCGCCGCGAAAACCGAGACGATCCGACTGGGTTCCGGTGGCGTGATGCTGCCGAACCACTCTCCGCTGGTCATCGCTGAACAGTACGGCACTCTTGCCGAGCTGTACCCGGACCGCATCGACCTCGGCGTCGGTCGCGCGCCGGGCACGGACCAGCGCACCGTCCTCGCATTGCGCCGCGACCCTCGGTCTGCAGAGTCCTTCCCCCAGGACGTCCAGGAACTCCAGGGCTACCTTGCCGGACGCTCGCGCGTTCCCGGCGTCACTGCCACTCCGGGCACCGACACACACGTCCCGGTCTACATCCTGGGATCATCGCTGTTCGGCGCTCAGCTCGCAGCCAAGCTGGGGCTGCCCTACTCTTTCGCCTCCCACTTCGCGCCGGACGCACTGAAGGAGGCGGTGTCGGTGTACCGGGAGACATACCAGCCGTCGAAGGAACATCCTGACCCGTATGTGATCGCAGCGGTGAATGTGACCGCCGCCGACACCGAGGCTGACGCTGCCACCCAGAATGAGAAGGTGCGCCGCGGACGTGTGGAGTCGATGGCCCTGCGTGGACGGAAGGTCTCCCAGGAAGACCTCGACCTACTGATGTCGTCTCCAGCGGCCGAGCAGATTCTTTCGATGCTGCGGTATTCCGCGGTAGGCACCGGCGAACAGGTCCGCGAATACCTCGAAGGGTTCACAGCCACAGCACAGGCTGACGAGCTCATGGTCGCGATCCAGTCGCCGTCGACGGAGCAGTCGCTGCGAGGGATGGAGATCCTCGCCGACGCCTGGGGGCTGTAGCCGGACGACAGAGCTGTAGTGAATGTAGTGCAGAGAAGTCAAATGAATACCTGCACTACAGAGGCTACTTTCTCTCGGCAACCACCCCCTGGTTTTACCCCCGATACCGATGGGCACCCGACACCAGTCTCCGCGGGGCGAGACTATACCGTGACCTCGGCATAACCACTTCCTGAGAGCCATGGAAGGCGCAGACACCCGCCCGGGTAACCCACCCGAACCTATCTTCTGCTTAGGGTGCACTTTGCTGCATGCGGTTCACCTCGGTTACGCTGCCGCTGAACGAGTTTTGCTCAGCCAGTCCGAGACCGTGCCGTCGGAGCCTTTCTGACGTTGATTCCGGCAGCGCGGCCGCCAAGAAAAAGGAATCCGCCGAAATGCGCATCACCCTCCGTCGCACGTCCAGCCGCGCGCTGGCCGTGTCCATGACCGCCGTACTCTCCATGGGAGCACTCGCCGCCTGCTCGTCCGATGACGACTCGGACAGCGGCAACGGTGACACCCGTACCGTGACCGATGCCCGTGGTGAGGTCGAGATCCCTGCCGAGCCCGAGCGCGTCGCCGCCTTCGATAACCGTATCTTCCAAGTCCTTGAGGACTGGGATATCGATCTGGTGTCCGCGCCAGTCGATCTGATCCCGGATACGATCACGAAGTACCACGACGACACCGAGATCAGGAACACCGGTAACCACAACGAGCCGAACCTCGAGGAACTCGTCGCCTCTGAGCCGGATCTGATCATCACCGGCTACCGCTACGCCAGCTACTACGACGAAATGAAAGACCTCCTCCCGGATGTCCCGGTCATCGATCTGAGTTTCGGTGAAAACTTCGAGAACGAGGACGCTGAGAACGAACTGCCGCTGGAGGAGCGCCTTAAAGACATCACCAGCCTGATCGGTGAGGTCTTCGGGAAGGAGGACGATGCGAATGCCCTCGAATCCGACTTCGACGAGGCCAAGGAGCGCGCTGCCGCCGCCTACAATGCCGATGAGACTGTGATGGGAGTCGTCGTTTCCGGCGGCAACATCAACTACGCTGCCCCGGTGACCGGCCGCTCCGTCGGCCCGGTCTTCGAGATGCTGGGCCTTACCCCAGCACTGGACCAGGACGGTTCCGGCAACCACCAGGGGGACGACATCAGCATCGAGCAGATCGCCGCGTCCAACCCTGACTGGATCCTGGTCCTGGACCGCGACGCCGGCGTGAACTCTGAAGAGGATGCGCAGCCCGCTGCCGAGATCATCGCAGATTCACCTGCGCTGACCAGCGTTCCTGCCGTCGAGAACGACAACATCGTCTACTTCCCCTCGGACTTCTACACCACCGAGGACATCGAAGCCTACACCGAGGTCCTCAACAACATCGCTGACGCCTTCGAGGACCACGACGCAGAGTAGCCCCCACCGCCGGTGCCATGCCGGCACACTCACGCTCGGGCCGTCCGAGCTGAGCAAGCGCCCGGGAACGGAACGGCATGACGAGACGCCGTCTCCTCCCGGGCGTCCCCGTGTCACCGCCCCACAAAAGCGACACTCCGCAGCGAAGGACCCATATGACCGTCGCACCACACTCCGCCGACCATGCGCCGCCATCCCATAACTCGCCACGGGCTACTTCCCGGTGGCACACGACCTGGCCGATCCTCATCGGGCTTGTCTTCACGATTGCCCTGGTGATTGCCTCGCTTTTCATCGGTGTCTACGACATCACCGGTGCCGAGGACGGATGGAACATGTTCGGCATCACCCGTATCCCGCGCACCATCGCTCTCGCGCTCGCTGGTGCGGCAATGGCGATGTGTGGTCTGGTGATGCAGCTGCTGACCCAGAACAAGTTCGTGGAACCCACGACCACCGGTACTACCGAGTGGGCCGGCCTCGGCCTTATCCTGACCATGGTGATGATCCCCGGCGCCAGCATGATGACCCGTATGGTCGGAGCGATCATCTTCGCTTTGGTCGGAACGATCGTGTTCTTCATGTTCCTGCAGCGGGTGACCCTGAAGTCGTCGCTGATCGTCCCCCTGGTGGGGATCATGCTCGGAGCGGTCGTCGGGTCCCTGTCTACATTCGTGGCACTCCGTACGGACATGTTGCAGCAGCTCGGCATCTGGTTCGCCGGCAGCTTCACCGGAGTCGTCCGCGGCCGGTACGAACTCCTGTTTATCGTCTTGGCGGTCACCATCCTGGTATTCATCGTCGCCGACCGCTTCACCGTCGCCGGTCTGGGTAAGGACATCGCCACCAATGTCGGGCTGAACTACCGCACTGTCCTGATGGTCGGCATCATGATGGTAGCTGTGGTCTCTGGTGTAGTCACCGTGGTCATCGGCTCCCTTCCCTCTCTCGGGCTGATCGTGCCGAACATCGTATCGCTGTTCCGAGGTGACAACCTGCGGTCGAATCTGCCGTGGGTATGCATGCTCGGCATATGCATCCTGATCATCTGTGACATCATCGCCCGCACCATCATCATGCCGTTCGAAGTACCTGTCTCCGTGGTTCTCGGTGTGATCGGCGCTGTCGTATTCGTCTTCCTGCTGGTGAGGAGCCGCCGCTATGCCCGATAGTTCCACCGACCGATACGCCGAGCTCAAGAACACCGACCACGACCTCTCTCACGACGATGTCGCCGTGGATGCCGGCACCTCCGATGTCCGTCATGCAAAAAGGCACTCCGGCCCGTTCGCCACCAGGAAAGAACGGACCCGCTACATCATTTTGGTGACCATACTCGGCATCGCTGCGGCAGGATTCACCATGGGCCACCTGAGCTACGGCAATCCGATGGATTTCGGAACCAGCGGTTACTGGAAGATCGCGGGAATGCGCGTCGAATCCCTGGTCGCCATGCTCATCGTCGCGTTCTGCCAGGCATTCGCCACCGTCTCGTTCCACACAGCGACGAATAATCGCATCATCACTCCCTCCATCATGGGTTTCGAGTCACTGTATGTGGTGACGCAGACTGCAGTGATCTTCTTCCTGGGTGTCGGTGGTCTGAACGCCTTCACCGGGACGACCCAGTTCATCTTCCAATCCGCATTGATGATCATCTTCGCCGTCCTCTTGTACAGCTGGCTGCTGTCTGGACGGTTCGGCAATATCCAGATCATGCTGCTAGTCGGTGTGGTGATCGGCGGTGGCCTGGGCTCCCTGTCGACCTTCATGCAACGTCTACTCGATCCCAACGAATTCGATGTCCTGACGGCCCGAAACTTCGGGAACCTCGGCAACGCTGACACCGACAACTTTCCCTTGGTCATCCCCATCGTGGTCGTGGCCTGTACGTTCCTCTACCTCCGCTCACGACGGATGAACGTGGTCGCACTGGGAAAGGACGCCGCCGATAACCTCGGTATCAACCACAAGCGCGAGTTGATGATCCTGTTGTTCCTGGTAGCCGTCCTGATGGCCATGACAACGTCCCTGGTCGGCCCCATGACTTTTCTCGGCTTCCTCGTCGCCACACTCGCCTACCAGTTCACCGACACCTACGATCACCGGCTGATCCTGCCGGTAGCTGTGCTGGTGGGTTATATCGTCATGTCCGGGTCTTACTTCATTATGCGCAACATTTTCTACGCCGAAGGAATGGTCACCATCGTGATCGAGCTTGTCGGCGGCGCGCTGTTCCTCTTCTTCATCATGCGAAAGGGCCGCTTGTGATCTCCATCGACAACGTCTCCAAAACCTACAGCGCCGAAACCACGATCGGACCCGTCTCCCTCGACATCCCGGCCGGTGGCGTCACCGCACTGGTCGGTCCCAACGGCGCCGGCAAGTCGACCTTACTGACCATGA
The genomic region above belongs to Corynebacterium glyciniphilum AJ 3170 and contains:
- a CDS encoding VOC family protein — encoded protein: MPGHHEHPYSFDHLIHIVDDLEAAMTSYDNLGLPTHAALSMPGFRNAAWGIDDARYIELAVIDDWDAASGSIYGETLSVMRPTIEASTTPGLASFAVHVPDAPATAALFRDAGYQVTVCDIRFDDQVDGQDAGFTEVFVTDAPAWFPFFISYSPPREVIAQLRTDHRVTQGGDSEPPSERGPDLVSLLAYSHTPSHDARVLSELLRCELRGTTVALPGAQVHFEHSPSPDTTPGLYGFSVRRAGLTESPAFVAGAMATSAITQE
- a CDS encoding MurR/RpiR family transcriptional regulator translates to MELVERIEARRRSLTPAETRVADFMAKNPHSVGHHSALRLAEAVGVSDATVVRTVRKLGFEGLDDLRERLADDLSRGGRMGASLRDGAVSRTIREHVGGAESLVERVNEDDLLNVVELMAQANRIVLVGFGPSRHIAEYAAARSVRTGLIAVAIGTTGLGFADDIAILRDDDVILLLAYDGTSMEADVLFIRATELGVPVVQLTEGVLTSDPRSAVALAIGRGNPDFSPSYVPTVAVLEALIVATAAKDPERSQRAGDVVDRFQGELGG
- a CDS encoding ABC transporter ATP-binding protein — translated: MALTSPVAADGESLRSHAFGVRWPLLLQAPERPRIADPVVVDDAPTPAQFTWRVILGAKKFTLPGGGLLILSNIAAAALPVIAGTAVDRGIAAGDLGQLLLWTIVLALDVGVMSLTFRFGSRMGFFGMQTVQHRLRMQVTERLLHPAGMKDRRLGGALLSIATGDVFRLAATMQLGIYPVGEIAAILASAVILLTISWPLGLAVLIGGPLMLWLMTSAGRPLQRRSREQQALAAGATGRATDLITGYRVIKGLRAETEASARYFGVSQLAMDGALRARSSRALFLVSMNTVTGVFIAALTVCAAWFALTGRLSVGELVAVVGVTQFLVGPLTMLPANAGAIWATGVASAERVLDLLRAPVEHDGASGPSVQAPASPGVRVVYDGADVLTAAPGEFVGVRTGGRTSRDLITLLADGRSTGGSGQVVLTASRSDDTDAASLPIEAYRASVLTAPHAADLFDGTIRENLTPGRTDTDVLLYSALHAAACDDIVESLPEGVETRVGEGGTSLSGGQRQRVALARALTADPPVLVLHEPTTAVDAVTENAVASRLGAFRSGRTTLVLTESPTMLANCDRVVEL
- a CDS encoding ABC transporter ATP-binding protein, whose translation is MSGPERLPVATGRRSTAAVWQALSGRRALLIFAAAISAGAAALELVTPALLGTIVDDISDGGENRPIWLYGGLIAAAVIAASALSVLGVLLASRVLERLLATLRERLVTTALRMPQERVERSGTGDLVSRASDDVAQVSEALSQVLPSLSRTVFTIILTLGGLFLLDWRFGLTFLAAVPLYWFALRWYVRLAPPLYAAERAAFGTRAHHLLSALKGLDTVLAYRLSGWHSVRIALSSWAVATWALRARTVQTMFAWRIDLAFVAVLSTVLFVGYGLVGADLVTVGAATTAVLYFLRLQGPLRGLMIEIDTLQAAAASLARIIGVTDLGSTRDAAEATDAAESADGQPGGHVRVNSVRFAYQGGTDVLHDVSLTIPAGQRVAVVGTSGAGKTTLAALIAGIHRPSTGTVDAPVDTMLVSQETHIFSGTLRDNLTLAAPDVDDKDLVTALTRVGAADLLEELTLGLDSPIGVQGHPLTAAQEQHLALTRLLIADPDLAILDEATAEAGSAHAAVLDRAAEVVLQGRTGVVIAHRLSQAAACDRIVLMEQGRVLEDGSHDALVAAGGPYSRLWAAWNANRTPHT
- a CDS encoding HdeD family acid-resistance protein codes for the protein MPSPTSPSASQSPSSSSFLSTLRQRGAQFLLWRGIVGVIMGLLLIFFPFSSAIVMSLFVGAWMIVDGLVASGQAFDLKKAGAPWGWTMTEGIVAVVAGIAILLIPGVFAIISSFFIIGFLAIGLVISGITQLSVPQSLRNGWTVAAGAINVIFGILLGVLAILNPVDNVWTLAWVAGVYALILGISAIVISFRMRRSGNTAT
- a CDS encoding HdeD family acid-resistance protein, which produces MLLWRGGLSVVVGLALLLFPIETATVVGLVIGLWLLVDGFSTVGLAVQQRSHAASCGFTMFSGIVTALAGVAVLLFPVAFAIVGAMAVLWIMALGLVLTGIARTASRAGGWSLATGLLNIVFGVLLGGLALAEPAGGLVALAWILGVYALLFGALSIIIGIRLRRAH
- a CDS encoding LLM class flavin-dependent oxidoreductase, whose product is MSTNERHVPLSLIDFATVYDGETSRDAFLRSVGQAQHAERLGYSRIWYAEHHNMPRIASSAPAVLISHIAAKTETIRLGSGGVMLPNHSPLVIAEQYGTLAELYPDRIDLGVGRAPGTDQRTVLALRRDPRSAESFPQDVQELQGYLAGRSRVPGVTATPGTDTHVPVYILGSSLFGAQLAAKLGLPYSFASHFAPDALKEAVSVYRETYQPSKEHPDPYVIAAVNVTAADTEADAATQNEKVRRGRVESMALRGRKVSQEDLDLLMSSPAAEQILSMLRYSAVGTGEQVREYLEGFTATAQADELMVAIQSPSTEQSLRGMEILADAWGL
- a CDS encoding siderophore ABC transporter substrate-binding protein, whose amino-acid sequence is MRITLRRTSSRALAVSMTAVLSMGALAACSSDDDSDSGNGDTRTVTDARGEVEIPAEPERVAAFDNRIFQVLEDWDIDLVSAPVDLIPDTITKYHDDTEIRNTGNHNEPNLEELVASEPDLIITGYRYASYYDEMKDLLPDVPVIDLSFGENFENEDAENELPLEERLKDITSLIGEVFGKEDDANALESDFDEAKERAAAAYNADETVMGVVVSGGNINYAAPVTGRSVGPVFEMLGLTPALDQDGSGNHQGDDISIEQIAASNPDWILVLDRDAGVNSEEDAQPAAEIIADSPALTSVPAVENDNIVYFPSDFYTTEDIEAYTEVLNNIADAFEDHDAE
- a CDS encoding ABC transporter permease, yielding MTVAPHSADHAPPSHNSPRATSRWHTTWPILIGLVFTIALVIASLFIGVYDITGAEDGWNMFGITRIPRTIALALAGAAMAMCGLVMQLLTQNKFVEPTTTGTTEWAGLGLILTMVMIPGASMMTRMVGAIIFALVGTIVFFMFLQRVTLKSSLIVPLVGIMLGAVVGSLSTFVALRTDMLQQLGIWFAGSFTGVVRGRYELLFIVLAVTILVFIVADRFTVAGLGKDIATNVGLNYRTVLMVGIMMVAVVSGVVTVVIGSLPSLGLIVPNIVSLFRGDNLRSNLPWVCMLGICILIICDIIARTIIMPFEVPVSVVLGVIGAVVFVFLLVRSRRYAR
- a CDS encoding iron chelate uptake ABC transporter family permease subunit; translated protein: MPDSSTDRYAELKNTDHDLSHDDVAVDAGTSDVRHAKRHSGPFATRKERTRYIILVTILGIAAAGFTMGHLSYGNPMDFGTSGYWKIAGMRVESLVAMLIVAFCQAFATVSFHTATNNRIITPSIMGFESLYVVTQTAVIFFLGVGGLNAFTGTTQFIFQSALMIIFAVLLYSWLLSGRFGNIQIMLLVGVVIGGGLGSLSTFMQRLLDPNEFDVLTARNFGNLGNADTDNFPLVIPIVVVACTFLYLRSRRMNVVALGKDAADNLGINHKRELMILLFLVAVLMAMTTSLVGPMTFLGFLVATLAYQFTDTYDHRLILPVAVLVGYIVMSGSYFIMRNIFYAEGMVTIVIELVGGALFLFFIMRKGRL